The following proteins are encoded in a genomic region of Zea mays cultivar B73 chromosome 9, Zm-B73-REFERENCE-NAM-5.0, whole genome shotgun sequence:
- the LOC103638184 gene encoding rho GTPase-activating protein REN1 isoform X3, with translation MSASEFRIPYQQVSSSQPVENVNQFKTCRCGEGDPNSTSETGDSPPASCPNCQVLKSGHLLLSSKGIGWTSWKKRWFILTRASLVFFRSDPNVPPPRGAEPIVTLGGIDLNSSGSVAVKEERKLLTVFFPDGRDGRTFTLKAETTEDLNEWRNALESALAQAPSVANTMGQNPIFSTDVAAEPAEAPAEQSEDSSVIGRPAEFALVDADGSPSFLEKALKFIEDHGVKVEGILRQSADVEEVKRRIQDYEKGKNEFSPEEDAHVIGDCIKYVLREMPSSPVPASCCTALVKAYRSDKARRLDEISRVIYEVFPEPNRQLLQRTLKMMQIVESHKAVNRMSQSALAACMAPLLLRPLLLGECDIDNEFSMGGDSSFQLLQAAAAANHAQAIVIIMMEEFDQIFDDLEEGSCSSDAYTESEDDDVDKEYSTDNDINDDDDGSYDSGEDDIEEDLDYSDDSEHDSKINTNVKDGKVKNNISETAEVAQAKGASHMETNSQSNQKQESCGPNGSKDRILRSTSRSSSSREKSMEKSCSSAHRGKRTLWGRTSARKDLSTEEIECCSDDESLIEKLESNKVDLQSKIAKEAKENAILQSSLEKRKEELHERRLALEKEVENLREQLQKERSLRTSLESGVMNLRRGQVSLPSTTDSKTKADLEEVATAESDIINLKQEVSDLRGQVSGQQLCCESCNKRLLNTDRLGGPESSSVAASPTIGSDSASGMGDIEQSRKQTAQDSPSSTDKPGHEAVGGSSQRAPQRRQSIAREGQDGWSSSSSNSKWNLAQKQYSNSPLIRGLHGSSRLEDFGGSIPPAASSALVKLTNRLNFLKERRALLASEMQSLDLGRPPAAAAAPSAKSPTPKGHERKKSRD, from the exons ATGTCAGCTTCCGAGTTCAGAATTCCATACCAGCAA GTTTCTTCTTCACAGCCTGTTGAGAATGTGAATCAGTTTAAGACCTGTCGATGTGGGGAGGGAGACCCAAACTCCACATCTGAAACTGGTGACAGCCCGCCGGCCTCTTGTCCTAATTGTCAG GTCCTTAAGAGTGGACATTTACTACTTTCATCTAAAG GAATTGGATGGACATCATGGAAAAAGCGCTGGTTTATTCTTACAAGGGCATCCCTAGTTTTCTTCAGAAGTGACCCT AATGTACCTCCACCCAGAGGAGCTGAACCGATTGTTACACTTGGTGGAATCGACTTGAATAGCTCTGGAAG CGTTGCCGTCAAAGAAGAAAGGAAACTTTTGACAGTGTTCTTTCCTGATGGTCGTGATGGACGAACTTTCACTCTGAAG GCAGAAACTACAGAAGACCTAAATGAGTGGAGAAATGCACTGGAGAGTGCTTTAGCACAGGCACCCAGCGTAGCAAATACAATGGGGCAAAATCCAATATTCAGCACTGATGTAGCAGCAGAACCTGCTGAAGCTCCAGCTGAACAGT CGGAGGACAGTTCTGTTATTGGCAGACCTGCAGAATTTGCACTTGTAGATGCTGATGGTAGTCCATCATTTCTGGAGAAGGCCCTGAAGTTCATTGAAGATCATG GGGTAAAGGTAGAGGGCATCCTGCGTCAGTctgctgatgttgaagaagtcaAACGCAGAATTCAGGATTATGAaaagg GGAAAAACGAGTTCTCTCCAGAAGAGGATGCTCATGTTATTGGTGACTGTATTAAG TATGTTCTTAGAGAGATGCCATCATCTCCAGTTCCTGCATCATGTTGCACTGCCCTGGTTAAAGCATACC GAAGTGACAAGGCAAGAAGACTTGATGAGATAAGTAGGGTGATATATGAAGTTTTCCCTGAACCAAATCGACAATTGTTGCAGAG GACTCTTAAGATGATGCAAATTGTTGAGTCACACAAAGCTGTGAATAGGATGTCTCAATCTGCTTTGGCAGCTTGCATGGCACCACTTCTtctccgacctcttcttcttggaGAATGTGACATAGACAATGAATTTAGTATGGGAGGGGACAGTTCATTTCAGCTACTTCAAGCTGCTGCGGCTGCGAATCATGCACAAGCTATTGTTATTATTATGATGGAGGAATTTGATCAGATATTTGAT GACTTGGAAGAAGGTTCCTGTTCTTCAGATGCTTATACCGAGTCTGAGGATGATGATGTTGATAAGGAATATTCCACAGATAATGACATTAATGATGATGATGACGGTTCTTATGATTCTGGTGAAGATGACATTGAAGAAGACTTGGACTACTCTGATGACAGTGAACATGACAGTAAGATCAACACTAATGTCAAGGATGGCAAG GTTAAAAACAATATCTCAGAAACTGCAG AAGTTGCACAGGCAAAGGGTGCTTCTCATATGGAGACCAATAGTCAATCCAACCAGAAACAAGAATCATGTGGACCAAATGGATCCAAAGATCGTATACTAAGATCAACTTCTCGTTCATCATCCTCCAGAGAAAAATCTATGGAGAAATCATGCAGTTCGGCACACAGGGGAAAAAGAACCTTATGGGGCCGTACTTCA GCAAGAAAAGACCTGTCAACAGAGGAGATTGAATGCTGCAGTGATGATGA GTCCCTTATTGAGAAACTTGAGAGCAACAAGGTTGATCTCCAATCGAAAATTGCAAAGGAG GCCAAAGAAAATGCTATTCTACAGTCAAGTCTAGAAAAGCGGAAAGAAGAACTACATGAGCGCCGTTTAGCACTTGAAAAGGAA GTTGAAAATTTGAGGGAGCAGCTGCAGAAGGAGAGAAGTTTGAGGACATCCTTGGAGTCCGGGGTGATGAATTTGCGAAGAGGGCAGGTGTCCTTGCCGTCAACAACAGACAGCAAG ACTAAGGCTGATCTTGAGGAGGTTGCAACTGCTGAATCTGATATTATAAACTTGAAGCAAGAGGTTTCTGATCTTCGTGGGCAGGTCAGTGGCCAGCAGCTGTGCTGTGAATCATGCAACAAAAGGCTCCTAAACACAGACAGGCTTGGCGG ACCTGAAAGCTCATCAGTGGCAGCGTCACCGACCATTGGGAGTGACTCTGCATCTGGCATG GGTGATATCGAGCAATCAAGGAAGCAGACGGCACAGGATTCGCCTTCTTCGACAGACAAGCCAGGTCACGAGGCGGTCGGGGGCAGCAGCCAGAGGGCTCCTCAAAGAAGGCAATCGATTGCCAGGGAGGGCCAAGATGGGTGGTCGTCATCATCCTCTAATTCGAAGTGGAATCTTGCTCAGAAACAATATTCAAATAGCCCATTGATAAGAGGGCTTCATGGATCCAGCAGACTAGAG GATTTCGGTGGAAGCATACCACCAGCAGCGTCATCGGCATTAGTCAAGCTGACAAACCGGCTCAACTTCCTGAAAGAACGGAGGGCGCTGCTGGCAAGCGAGATGCAGAGCTTGGATCTGGGTCGGCCCCCAGCAGCAGCTGCTGCTCCATCAgccaagtccccaacaccaaaaGGCCATGAAAGGAAGAAGAGTCGAGACTGA
- the LOC103638184 gene encoding rho GTPase-activating protein REN1 isoform X7 → MSASEFRIPYQQVSSSQPVENVNQFKTCRCGEGDPNSTSETGDSPPASCPNCQVLKSGHLLLSSKGIGWTSWKKRWFILTRASLVFFRSDPNVPPPRGAEPIVTLGGIDLNSSGSVAVKEERKLLTVFFPDGRDGRTFTLKAETTEDLNEWRNALESALAQAPSVANTMGQNPIFSTDVAAEPAEAPAEQSEDSSVIGRPAEFALVDADGSPSFLEKALKFIEDHGVKVEGILRQSADVEEVKRRIQDYEKGSDKARRLDEISRVIYEVFPEPNRQLLQRTLKMMQIVESHKAVNRMSQSALAACMAPLLLRPLLLGECDIDNEFSMGGDSSFQLLQAAAAANHAQAIVIIMMEEFDQIFDDLEEGSCSSDAYTESEDDDVDKEYSTDNDINDDDDGSYDSGEDDIEEDLDYSDDSEHDSKINTNVKDGKVKNNISETAEVAQAKGASHMETNSQSNQKQESCGPNGSKDRILRSTSRSSSSREKSMEKSCSSAHRGKRTLWGRTSARKDLSTEEIECCSDDESLIEKLESNKVDLQSKIAKEAKENAILQSSLEKRKEELHERRLALEKEVENLREQLQKERSLRTSLESGVMNLRRGQVSLPSTTDSKTKADLEEVATAESDIINLKQEVSDLRGQVSGQQLCCESCNKRLLNTDRLGGPESSSVAASPTIGSDSASGMKTFQGDIEQSRKQTAQDSPSSTDKPGHEAVGGSSQRAPQRRQSIAREGQDGWSSSSSNSKWNLAQKQYSNSPLIRGLHGSSRLEDFGGSIPPAASSALVKLTNRLNFLKERRALLASEMQSLDLGRPPAAAAAPSAKSPTPKGHERKKSRD, encoded by the exons ATGTCAGCTTCCGAGTTCAGAATTCCATACCAGCAA GTTTCTTCTTCACAGCCTGTTGAGAATGTGAATCAGTTTAAGACCTGTCGATGTGGGGAGGGAGACCCAAACTCCACATCTGAAACTGGTGACAGCCCGCCGGCCTCTTGTCCTAATTGTCAG GTCCTTAAGAGTGGACATTTACTACTTTCATCTAAAG GAATTGGATGGACATCATGGAAAAAGCGCTGGTTTATTCTTACAAGGGCATCCCTAGTTTTCTTCAGAAGTGACCCT AATGTACCTCCACCCAGAGGAGCTGAACCGATTGTTACACTTGGTGGAATCGACTTGAATAGCTCTGGAAG CGTTGCCGTCAAAGAAGAAAGGAAACTTTTGACAGTGTTCTTTCCTGATGGTCGTGATGGACGAACTTTCACTCTGAAG GCAGAAACTACAGAAGACCTAAATGAGTGGAGAAATGCACTGGAGAGTGCTTTAGCACAGGCACCCAGCGTAGCAAATACAATGGGGCAAAATCCAATATTCAGCACTGATGTAGCAGCAGAACCTGCTGAAGCTCCAGCTGAACAGT CGGAGGACAGTTCTGTTATTGGCAGACCTGCAGAATTTGCACTTGTAGATGCTGATGGTAGTCCATCATTTCTGGAGAAGGCCCTGAAGTTCATTGAAGATCATG GGGTAAAGGTAGAGGGCATCCTGCGTCAGTctgctgatgttgaagaagtcaAACGCAGAATTCAGGATTATGAaaagg GAAGTGACAAGGCAAGAAGACTTGATGAGATAAGTAGGGTGATATATGAAGTTTTCCCTGAACCAAATCGACAATTGTTGCAGAG GACTCTTAAGATGATGCAAATTGTTGAGTCACACAAAGCTGTGAATAGGATGTCTCAATCTGCTTTGGCAGCTTGCATGGCACCACTTCTtctccgacctcttcttcttggaGAATGTGACATAGACAATGAATTTAGTATGGGAGGGGACAGTTCATTTCAGCTACTTCAAGCTGCTGCGGCTGCGAATCATGCACAAGCTATTGTTATTATTATGATGGAGGAATTTGATCAGATATTTGAT GACTTGGAAGAAGGTTCCTGTTCTTCAGATGCTTATACCGAGTCTGAGGATGATGATGTTGATAAGGAATATTCCACAGATAATGACATTAATGATGATGATGACGGTTCTTATGATTCTGGTGAAGATGACATTGAAGAAGACTTGGACTACTCTGATGACAGTGAACATGACAGTAAGATCAACACTAATGTCAAGGATGGCAAG GTTAAAAACAATATCTCAGAAACTGCAG AAGTTGCACAGGCAAAGGGTGCTTCTCATATGGAGACCAATAGTCAATCCAACCAGAAACAAGAATCATGTGGACCAAATGGATCCAAAGATCGTATACTAAGATCAACTTCTCGTTCATCATCCTCCAGAGAAAAATCTATGGAGAAATCATGCAGTTCGGCACACAGGGGAAAAAGAACCTTATGGGGCCGTACTTCA GCAAGAAAAGACCTGTCAACAGAGGAGATTGAATGCTGCAGTGATGATGA GTCCCTTATTGAGAAACTTGAGAGCAACAAGGTTGATCTCCAATCGAAAATTGCAAAGGAG GCCAAAGAAAATGCTATTCTACAGTCAAGTCTAGAAAAGCGGAAAGAAGAACTACATGAGCGCCGTTTAGCACTTGAAAAGGAA GTTGAAAATTTGAGGGAGCAGCTGCAGAAGGAGAGAAGTTTGAGGACATCCTTGGAGTCCGGGGTGATGAATTTGCGAAGAGGGCAGGTGTCCTTGCCGTCAACAACAGACAGCAAG ACTAAGGCTGATCTTGAGGAGGTTGCAACTGCTGAATCTGATATTATAAACTTGAAGCAAGAGGTTTCTGATCTTCGTGGGCAGGTCAGTGGCCAGCAGCTGTGCTGTGAATCATGCAACAAAAGGCTCCTAAACACAGACAGGCTTGGCGG ACCTGAAAGCTCATCAGTGGCAGCGTCACCGACCATTGGGAGTGACTCTGCATCTGGCATG AAAACATTTCAGGGTGATATCGAGCAATCAAGGAAGCAGACGGCACAGGATTCGCCTTCTTCGACAGACAAGCCAGGTCACGAGGCGGTCGGGGGCAGCAGCCAGAGGGCTCCTCAAAGAAGGCAATCGATTGCCAGGGAGGGCCAAGATGGGTGGTCGTCATCATCCTCTAATTCGAAGTGGAATCTTGCTCAGAAACAATATTCAAATAGCCCATTGATAAGAGGGCTTCATGGATCCAGCAGACTAGAG GATTTCGGTGGAAGCATACCACCAGCAGCGTCATCGGCATTAGTCAAGCTGACAAACCGGCTCAACTTCCTGAAAGAACGGAGGGCGCTGCTGGCAAGCGAGATGCAGAGCTTGGATCTGGGTCGGCCCCCAGCAGCAGCTGCTGCTCCATCAgccaagtccccaacaccaaaaGGCCATGAAAGGAAGAAGAGTCGAGACTGA
- the LOC103638184 gene encoding rho GTPase-activating protein REN1 isoform X2 produces the protein MSASEFRIPYQQVSSSQPVENVNQFKTCRCGEGDPNSTSETGDSPPASCPNCQVLKSGHLLLSSKGIGWTSWKKRWFILTRASLVFFRSDPNVPPPRGAEPIVTLGGIDLNSSGSVAVKEERKLLTVFFPDGRDGRTFTLKAETTEDLNEWRNALESALAQAPSVANTMGQNPIFSTDVAAEPAEAPAEQSEDSSVIGRPAEFALVDADGSPSFLEKALKFIEDHGVKVEGILRQSADVEEVKRRIQDYEKGKNEFSPEEDAHVIGDCIKYVLREMPSSPVPASCCTALVKAYRSDKARRLDEISRVIYEVFPEPNRQLLQRTLKMMQIVESHKAVNRMSQSALAACMAPLLLRPLLLGECDIDNEFSMGGDSSFQLLQAAAAANHAQAIVIIMMEEFDQIFDDLEEGSCSSDAYTESEDDDVDKEYSTDNDINDDDDGSYDSGEDDIEEDLDYSDDSEHDSKINTNVKDGKVKNNISETAVAQAKGASHMETNSQSNQKQESCGPNGSKDRILRSTSRSSSSREKSMEKSCSSAHRGKRTLWGRTSARKDLSTEEIECCSDDESLIEKLESNKVDLQSKIAKEAKENAILQSSLEKRKEELHERRLALEKEVENLREQLQKERSLRTSLESGVMNLRRGQVSLPSTTDSKTKADLEEVATAESDIINLKQEVSDLRGQVSGQQLCCESCNKRLLNTDRLGGPESSSVAASPTIGSDSASGMKTFQGDIEQSRKQTAQDSPSSTDKPGHEAVGGSSQRAPQRRQSIAREGQDGWSSSSSNSKWNLAQKQYSNSPLIRGLHGSSRLEDFGGSIPPAASSALVKLTNRLNFLKERRALLASEMQSLDLGRPPAAAAAPSAKSPTPKGHERKKSRD, from the exons ATGTCAGCTTCCGAGTTCAGAATTCCATACCAGCAA GTTTCTTCTTCACAGCCTGTTGAGAATGTGAATCAGTTTAAGACCTGTCGATGTGGGGAGGGAGACCCAAACTCCACATCTGAAACTGGTGACAGCCCGCCGGCCTCTTGTCCTAATTGTCAG GTCCTTAAGAGTGGACATTTACTACTTTCATCTAAAG GAATTGGATGGACATCATGGAAAAAGCGCTGGTTTATTCTTACAAGGGCATCCCTAGTTTTCTTCAGAAGTGACCCT AATGTACCTCCACCCAGAGGAGCTGAACCGATTGTTACACTTGGTGGAATCGACTTGAATAGCTCTGGAAG CGTTGCCGTCAAAGAAGAAAGGAAACTTTTGACAGTGTTCTTTCCTGATGGTCGTGATGGACGAACTTTCACTCTGAAG GCAGAAACTACAGAAGACCTAAATGAGTGGAGAAATGCACTGGAGAGTGCTTTAGCACAGGCACCCAGCGTAGCAAATACAATGGGGCAAAATCCAATATTCAGCACTGATGTAGCAGCAGAACCTGCTGAAGCTCCAGCTGAACAGT CGGAGGACAGTTCTGTTATTGGCAGACCTGCAGAATTTGCACTTGTAGATGCTGATGGTAGTCCATCATTTCTGGAGAAGGCCCTGAAGTTCATTGAAGATCATG GGGTAAAGGTAGAGGGCATCCTGCGTCAGTctgctgatgttgaagaagtcaAACGCAGAATTCAGGATTATGAaaagg GGAAAAACGAGTTCTCTCCAGAAGAGGATGCTCATGTTATTGGTGACTGTATTAAG TATGTTCTTAGAGAGATGCCATCATCTCCAGTTCCTGCATCATGTTGCACTGCCCTGGTTAAAGCATACC GAAGTGACAAGGCAAGAAGACTTGATGAGATAAGTAGGGTGATATATGAAGTTTTCCCTGAACCAAATCGACAATTGTTGCAGAG GACTCTTAAGATGATGCAAATTGTTGAGTCACACAAAGCTGTGAATAGGATGTCTCAATCTGCTTTGGCAGCTTGCATGGCACCACTTCTtctccgacctcttcttcttggaGAATGTGACATAGACAATGAATTTAGTATGGGAGGGGACAGTTCATTTCAGCTACTTCAAGCTGCTGCGGCTGCGAATCATGCACAAGCTATTGTTATTATTATGATGGAGGAATTTGATCAGATATTTGAT GACTTGGAAGAAGGTTCCTGTTCTTCAGATGCTTATACCGAGTCTGAGGATGATGATGTTGATAAGGAATATTCCACAGATAATGACATTAATGATGATGATGACGGTTCTTATGATTCTGGTGAAGATGACATTGAAGAAGACTTGGACTACTCTGATGACAGTGAACATGACAGTAAGATCAACACTAATGTCAAGGATGGCAAG GTTAAAAACAATATCTCAGAAACTGCAG TTGCACAGGCAAAGGGTGCTTCTCATATGGAGACCAATAGTCAATCCAACCAGAAACAAGAATCATGTGGACCAAATGGATCCAAAGATCGTATACTAAGATCAACTTCTCGTTCATCATCCTCCAGAGAAAAATCTATGGAGAAATCATGCAGTTCGGCACACAGGGGAAAAAGAACCTTATGGGGCCGTACTTCA GCAAGAAAAGACCTGTCAACAGAGGAGATTGAATGCTGCAGTGATGATGA GTCCCTTATTGAGAAACTTGAGAGCAACAAGGTTGATCTCCAATCGAAAATTGCAAAGGAG GCCAAAGAAAATGCTATTCTACAGTCAAGTCTAGAAAAGCGGAAAGAAGAACTACATGAGCGCCGTTTAGCACTTGAAAAGGAA GTTGAAAATTTGAGGGAGCAGCTGCAGAAGGAGAGAAGTTTGAGGACATCCTTGGAGTCCGGGGTGATGAATTTGCGAAGAGGGCAGGTGTCCTTGCCGTCAACAACAGACAGCAAG ACTAAGGCTGATCTTGAGGAGGTTGCAACTGCTGAATCTGATATTATAAACTTGAAGCAAGAGGTTTCTGATCTTCGTGGGCAGGTCAGTGGCCAGCAGCTGTGCTGTGAATCATGCAACAAAAGGCTCCTAAACACAGACAGGCTTGGCGG ACCTGAAAGCTCATCAGTGGCAGCGTCACCGACCATTGGGAGTGACTCTGCATCTGGCATG AAAACATTTCAGGGTGATATCGAGCAATCAAGGAAGCAGACGGCACAGGATTCGCCTTCTTCGACAGACAAGCCAGGTCACGAGGCGGTCGGGGGCAGCAGCCAGAGGGCTCCTCAAAGAAGGCAATCGATTGCCAGGGAGGGCCAAGATGGGTGGTCGTCATCATCCTCTAATTCGAAGTGGAATCTTGCTCAGAAACAATATTCAAATAGCCCATTGATAAGAGGGCTTCATGGATCCAGCAGACTAGAG GATTTCGGTGGAAGCATACCACCAGCAGCGTCATCGGCATTAGTCAAGCTGACAAACCGGCTCAACTTCCTGAAAGAACGGAGGGCGCTGCTGGCAAGCGAGATGCAGAGCTTGGATCTGGGTCGGCCCCCAGCAGCAGCTGCTGCTCCATCAgccaagtccccaacaccaaaaGGCCATGAAAGGAAGAAGAGTCGAGACTGA